In Nematostella vectensis chromosome 2, jaNemVect1.1, whole genome shotgun sequence, one genomic interval encodes:
- the LOC5521309 gene encoding uncharacterized protein LOC5521309, whose amino-acid sequence MTCFAALLYQLLSFFTIVKSQCQEEFSRDAVFTATEDEYLNFSAIKTVTAHRPFDCNLHCLVEPDCQSTNYHPPTRMCELCDHTFTSRPACKVNKPGYIHFDSNKGSISHDPFRNVRCKNGGTCHSACAKNSEWQCACQPNTTGMLCEQFAGNTPTSCKEVYSKGIGKNTAYILSLENKSIEIYCHLTVIDGCGDGGWTLAMKVNGSKDTFIYGSSLWTDKSAYNPSAGLTDFDNQETKLPSYWAVPFTKICIGLKVGDTLKSMTIPYTATHSMTSLLTAPTEGPRTGRPLGGH is encoded by the exons ATGACGTGCTTCGCCGCTCTTCTTTATCAACTTTTGAGTTTTTTCACGATTGTAAAGTCGCAATGTCAGGAGGAGTTTTCCCGGGATGCTGTCTTCACAGCGACTGAAg ATGAATACCTTAACTTCTCTGCCATCAAGACCGTAACCGCCCATCGTCCTTTTGACTGTAACCTTCACTGCCTGGTCGAACCCGACTGTCAATCAACCAATTACCATCCACCAACACGCATGTGCGAGCTGTGTGACCACACCTTCACCTCGAGGCCTGCTTGTAAAGTCAATAAACCAGGTTACATCCACTTCGACTCTAACAAG GGATCGATCTCTCACGACCCTTTCAGGAATGTCAGGTGCAAGAACGGTGGGACGTGTCACAGCGCATGCGCAAAGAACTCCGAATGGCAGTGCGCTTGTCAGCCCAATACTACCGGCATGCTATGCGAGCAGTTTGCAG GAAACACTCCAACATCGTGCAAGGAAGTGTATTCCAAAGG CATTGGAAAAAATACCGCATATATATTGAGTTTGGAGAACAAAAGCATAGAAATCTACTGTCATCTGACAGTGATTGACGGCTGTGGTGATGGGGGATGGACGCTGGCTATGAAAGTCAACGGCTCAAAG GATACTTTTATCTATGGGTCTTCACTCTGGACCGACAAATCTGCCTACAACCCATCGGCCGGTCTGACGGATTTTGATAACCAAGAGACCAAGCTCCCCAGCTACTGGGCCGTGCCGTTCACCAAGATCTGCATCGGGCTCAAAGTCGGGGACACCCTTAAGTCTATGACGATCCCCTACACGGCTACGCACTCTATGACGTCATTGCTGACGGCACCTACAGAGGGACCTCGAACGGGAAGACCGCTTGGAGGGCACTGA
- the LOC5521308 gene encoding gamma-aminobutyric acid type B receptor subunit 2 isoform X3 yields MFINFLWPVILTATLTASIANNSTRKKLWIGAFFTVDISDGGWSSAGVLPAVEMAIEDVNNSTILQDYELHMEWRDTKCKRGYGIRQLMDLLELPSDKSPIMLIGGGCSVGTEATAEVSHFWNLIQMAFSANSMHLSEQARYPLLFRTCYTESIGNPARIAILKRYGWKNVATVYQNEGLFTLTAIHLREMLDKNNFTVISSENLANDPTFQILNLKQKDARIIIGMFYSAMARKVFCRAYKEGMYGARYLWLIPGWFSDQWWNITDTDCTPAQIKLAAGNYIAIMESTWSTDPRLTINRQTAAELTERYFKRVDATPYTRNEYSVFGYDAVWAVAQTLDKAIPVLRAQGRVLEDFRFNDSSMSALFKSILQGLHYQGMSGEIMFNSKGDRIGSAIVKQLQGDREVKIGTYDSIHGTLILDGPSKLIWQDGAIPVDRMVVKLKLVSVSASLFIVITLFCSIGILLALGFLAFNIHYRERRFIRMSSPRMNSITVIGCIIIYFAALLSGLDGKYLSEDQYSTLCQVKLWTLSVGFTLAYGAMFSKTWRVHVIFLRRIERRSIRDHQLYGIVIALLAVDTALLAAWQVLNPFIRAIKYLPIEKDENGFEAVRPYIEYCSCDHVMEWKGVILAYKGLLLILGAFLAWETRNVTIPALNDSRNIGVSVYTVVLSCVVGLPVVLVVKDMPDFTYGLGACVCIICTTITLCLMFIPKVTFKLHNPLFSLSVNQKKRAPHFKHPAAQPNMLKSFQ; encoded by the exons ATGTTCATTAATTTCTTGTGGCCTGTTATTCTAACAGCCACGTTAACAGCCTCGATTGCTAATAATTCAACGAGGAAAAAACTCTGGATTGGCGCTTTTTTTACTGTGGATATTTCTGATGGCGGCTGGAGTTCTGCTGGAGTTTTGCCTGCCGTGGAAATGGCGATAGAAGACGTGAATAATTCAACGATTTTACAAGACTACGAGCTGCATATGGAATGGAGAGACACAAAA TGCAAACGAGGCTATGGCATCAGACAGTTAATGGACCTCCTCGAGCTGCCATCAGACAAATCCCCCATTATGCTTATCGGCGGTGGTTGCTCTGTTGGGACAGAAGCGACGGCCGAGGTCTCCCATTTTTGGAACTTGATTCAG ATGGCGTTTAGTGCAAATTCGATGCACTTGTCTGAACAGGCCCGTTACCCTCTTTTGTTCCGGACTTGCTACACAGAGAGCATTGGTAATCCTGCAAGGATCGCCATTCTCAAACGATACGGCTGGAAAAACGTCGCCACTGTTTATCAGAACGAAGGACTCTTTACGCTA ACAGCCATTCATTTAAGGGAGATGCTGGACAAAAACAACTTCACGGTCATCTCATCAGAAAACCTTGCAAACGACCCTACCTTCCAGATACTTAACCTAAAG CAAAAAGATGCTCGTATCATAATCGGGATGTTCTATTCAGCAATGGCAAGGAAGGTTTTCTGTAGG GCATACAAGGAAGGTATGTACGGTGCACGGTACCTATGGCTTATTCCTGGATGGTTTAGCGACCAGTGGTGGAACATCACAGACACTGATTGCACGCCTGCGCAGATCAAGCTAGCCGCTGGAAACTATATCGCGATCATGGAGTCAACCTGGAGCACAGATCCCCGTTTAACGATAAACAGACAG ACTGCGGCTGAGCTAACAGAGCGGTACTTCAAGCGTGTCGATGCCACACCCTATACCCGTAACGAATACAGCGTATTCGGATACGATGCAGTGTGGGCCGTGGCGCAGACGCTGGATAAAGCCATCCCTGTACTGCGGGCTCAAGGCAGAGTGCTTGAGGACTTCCGGTTCAATGACAGCTCGATGTCCGCTCTGTTCAAGTCCATCCTTCAAGGCCTTCACTATCAGGGAATGTCG gGTGAGATCATGTTCAACAGTAAAGGTGATCGTATCGGCTCAGCAATCGTGAAACAGCTTCAAGGAGATAGAGAGGTCAAAATTGGGACTTACGACTCTATCCATGGCACCTTAATACTTGACGGACCCAGCAAGCTTATATGGCAAG ATGGAGCGATTCCTGTTGATCGAATGGTGGTGAAGTTGAAGCTGGTGTCTGTGTCGGCCTCCCTCTTCATCGTCATCACTCTGTTCTGCTCAATAGGGATCCTCCTGGCCTTGGGATTTCTCGCCTTCAACATTCACTACAGGGAAAGAAG GTTCATTCGCATGAGTAGTCCCCGGATGAATAGTATCACCGTGATTGGCTGCATAATCATCTATTTTGCCGCCTTATTGTCAGGACTTGATGGCAAATACCTTAGTGAAGATCAGTACTCGACACTCTGTCAG GTGAAACTGTGGACCCTGTCAGTGGGCTTTACACTTGCGTATGGCGCTATGTTTTCCAAGACTTGGCGTGTTCATGTCATTTTCCTACGAAGAATTGAACGAAGG tcaATTCGTGACCATCAGCTTTATGGTATCGTTATTGCGTTACTCGCAGTGGATACGGCGCTCCTAGCCGCCTGGCAAGTCCTGAACCCCTTCATACGCGCTATCAAGTATTTGCCCATCGAAAAG GATGAGAATGGGTTTGAAGCTGTGCGCCCTTACATCGAGTACTGCTCCTGTGACCACGTGATGGAGTGGAAAGGGGTTATTCTTGCCTATAAGG GACTCTTGCTCATTCTCGGCGCGTTTCTCGCGTGGGAGACTCGCAATGTTACCATCCCCGCGCTAAACGACTCACGGAACATCGGCGTGTCAGTATATACTGTGGTGCTCTCTTGCGttgttgggcttcctgtggtgctgGTCGTTAAGGACATGCCGGATTTCACATACGGACTTGGGGCGTGTGTGTGCATCATATGCACCACGATCACACTTTGCCTCATGTTCATACCCAAGGTAACTTTCAAGCTTCATAACCCTTT ATTCTCGCTCTCGGTAAACCAGAAGAAGAGAGCTCCACACTTCAAACATCCCGCTGCGCAACCAAACATGCTAAAGTCATTCCAGTAG
- the LOC5521308 gene encoding gamma-aminobutyric acid type B receptor subunit 2 isoform X2, whose product MFINFLWPVILTATLTASIANNSTRKKLWIGAFFTVDISDGGWSSAGVLPAVEMAIEDVNNSTILQDYELHMEWRDTKCKRGYGIRQLMDLLELPSDKSPIMLIGGGCSVGTEATAEVSHFWNLIQARYPLLFRTCYTESIGNPARIAILKRYGWKNVATVYQNEGLFTLTAIHLREMLDKNNFTVISSENLANDPTFQILNLKQKDARIIIGMFYSAMARKVFCRAYKEGMYGARYLWLIPGWFSDQWWNITDTDCTPAQIKLAAGNYIAIMESTWSTDPRLTINRQTAAELTERYFKRVDATPYTRNEYSVFGYDAVWAVAQTLDKAIPVLRAQGRVLEDFRFNDSSMSALFKSILQGLHYQGMSGEIMFNSKGDRIGSAIVKQLQGDREVKIGTYDSIHGTLILDGPSKLIWQDGAIPVDRMVVKLKLVSVSASLFIVITLFCSIGILLALGFLAFNIHYRERRFIRMSSPRMNSITVIGCIIIYFAALLSGLDGKYLSEDQYSTLCQVKLWTLSVGFTLAYGAMFSKTWRVHVIFLRRIERRSIRDHQLYGIVIALLAVDTALLAAWQVLNPFIRAIKYLPIEKDENGFEAVRPYIEYCSCDHVMEWKGVILAYKGLLLILGAFLAWETRNVTIPALNDSRNIGVSVYTVVLSCVVGLPVVLVVKDMPDFTYGLGACVCIICTTITLCLMFIPKILALGKPEEESSTLQTSRCATKHAKVIPVDTTESTSQRGGNIANESPRISVRVHSADQACVSPSRKQSNHSKSISFVPDCDITSNVSAQDAHLTSRPAVELSEGFRANKDTIVDKNSSSNLKEIQKSQASSLPKIEHGRSLVGNYLSDGENSRQEHRDEQRGVAESLKLAVAGDSLHLESMETEEESRTGENTEQAIHIPTQKETHVSR is encoded by the exons ATGTTCATTAATTTCTTGTGGCCTGTTATTCTAACAGCCACGTTAACAGCCTCGATTGCTAATAATTCAACGAGGAAAAAACTCTGGATTGGCGCTTTTTTTACTGTGGATATTTCTGATGGCGGCTGGAGTTCTGCTGGAGTTTTGCCTGCCGTGGAAATGGCGATAGAAGACGTGAATAATTCAACGATTTTACAAGACTACGAGCTGCATATGGAATGGAGAGACACAAAA TGCAAACGAGGCTATGGCATCAGACAGTTAATGGACCTCCTCGAGCTGCCATCAGACAAATCCCCCATTATGCTTATCGGCGGTGGTTGCTCTGTTGGGACAGAAGCGACGGCCGAGGTCTCCCATTTTTGGAACTTGATTCAG GCCCGTTACCCTCTTTTGTTCCGGACTTGCTACACAGAGAGCATTGGTAATCCTGCAAGGATCGCCATTCTCAAACGATACGGCTGGAAAAACGTCGCCACTGTTTATCAGAACGAAGGACTCTTTACGCTA ACAGCCATTCATTTAAGGGAGATGCTGGACAAAAACAACTTCACGGTCATCTCATCAGAAAACCTTGCAAACGACCCTACCTTCCAGATACTTAACCTAAAG CAAAAAGATGCTCGTATCATAATCGGGATGTTCTATTCAGCAATGGCAAGGAAGGTTTTCTGTAGG GCATACAAGGAAGGTATGTACGGTGCACGGTACCTATGGCTTATTCCTGGATGGTTTAGCGACCAGTGGTGGAACATCACAGACACTGATTGCACGCCTGCGCAGATCAAGCTAGCCGCTGGAAACTATATCGCGATCATGGAGTCAACCTGGAGCACAGATCCCCGTTTAACGATAAACAGACAG ACTGCGGCTGAGCTAACAGAGCGGTACTTCAAGCGTGTCGATGCCACACCCTATACCCGTAACGAATACAGCGTATTCGGATACGATGCAGTGTGGGCCGTGGCGCAGACGCTGGATAAAGCCATCCCTGTACTGCGGGCTCAAGGCAGAGTGCTTGAGGACTTCCGGTTCAATGACAGCTCGATGTCCGCTCTGTTCAAGTCCATCCTTCAAGGCCTTCACTATCAGGGAATGTCG gGTGAGATCATGTTCAACAGTAAAGGTGATCGTATCGGCTCAGCAATCGTGAAACAGCTTCAAGGAGATAGAGAGGTCAAAATTGGGACTTACGACTCTATCCATGGCACCTTAATACTTGACGGACCCAGCAAGCTTATATGGCAAG ATGGAGCGATTCCTGTTGATCGAATGGTGGTGAAGTTGAAGCTGGTGTCTGTGTCGGCCTCCCTCTTCATCGTCATCACTCTGTTCTGCTCAATAGGGATCCTCCTGGCCTTGGGATTTCTCGCCTTCAACATTCACTACAGGGAAAGAAG GTTCATTCGCATGAGTAGTCCCCGGATGAATAGTATCACCGTGATTGGCTGCATAATCATCTATTTTGCCGCCTTATTGTCAGGACTTGATGGCAAATACCTTAGTGAAGATCAGTACTCGACACTCTGTCAG GTGAAACTGTGGACCCTGTCAGTGGGCTTTACACTTGCGTATGGCGCTATGTTTTCCAAGACTTGGCGTGTTCATGTCATTTTCCTACGAAGAATTGAACGAAGG tcaATTCGTGACCATCAGCTTTATGGTATCGTTATTGCGTTACTCGCAGTGGATACGGCGCTCCTAGCCGCCTGGCAAGTCCTGAACCCCTTCATACGCGCTATCAAGTATTTGCCCATCGAAAAG GATGAGAATGGGTTTGAAGCTGTGCGCCCTTACATCGAGTACTGCTCCTGTGACCACGTGATGGAGTGGAAAGGGGTTATTCTTGCCTATAAGG GACTCTTGCTCATTCTCGGCGCGTTTCTCGCGTGGGAGACTCGCAATGTTACCATCCCCGCGCTAAACGACTCACGGAACATCGGCGTGTCAGTATATACTGTGGTGCTCTCTTGCGttgttgggcttcctgtggtgctgGTCGTTAAGGACATGCCGGATTTCACATACGGACTTGGGGCGTGTGTGTGCATCATATGCACCACGATCACACTTTGCCTCATGTTCATACCCAAG ATTCTCGCTCTCGGTAAACCAGAAGAAGAGAGCTCCACACTTCAAACATCCCGCTGCGCAACCAAACATGCTAAAGTCATTCCAGTAGATACAACAGAGAGCACATCCCAAAGAGGCGGCAACATCGCAAACGAATCGCCACGAATATCTGTCCGTGTACATAGCGCAGACCAAGCCTGTGTTTCACCATCTAGAAAACAATCaaatcattcaaaatcaataaGCTTTGTCCCAGATTGTGACATAACCTCAAATGTATCAGCGCAGGACGCACACTTGACTTCGAGACCAGCTGTCGAGTTAAGTGAAGGATTTCGCGCAAACAAAGATACCATAGTTGATAAAAATTCCAGCTCgaatttaaaagaaatacaaaagTCTCAAGCAAGTAGTTTGCCAAAGATCGAACATGGCAGGTCATTGGTGGGAAATTATCTTTCTGATGGAGAGAATTCCAGACAAGAGCATAGAGATGAGCAGCGTGGTGTAGCCGAGAGTCTTAAGTTAGCCGTCGCCGGGGATTCTCTCCATTTAGAGAGTATGGAGACCGAGGAGGAGAGCAGGACTGGGGAGAATACTGAGCAAGCAATACACATACCCACTCAAAAAGAAACACATGTTTCTAGGTAA
- the LOC5521308 gene encoding gamma-aminobutyric acid type B receptor subunit 2 isoform X1 translates to MFINFLWPVILTATLTASIANNSTRKKLWIGAFFTVDISDGGWSSAGVLPAVEMAIEDVNNSTILQDYELHMEWRDTKCKRGYGIRQLMDLLELPSDKSPIMLIGGGCSVGTEATAEVSHFWNLIQMAFSANSMHLSEQARYPLLFRTCYTESIGNPARIAILKRYGWKNVATVYQNEGLFTLTAIHLREMLDKNNFTVISSENLANDPTFQILNLKQKDARIIIGMFYSAMARKVFCRAYKEGMYGARYLWLIPGWFSDQWWNITDTDCTPAQIKLAAGNYIAIMESTWSTDPRLTINRQTAAELTERYFKRVDATPYTRNEYSVFGYDAVWAVAQTLDKAIPVLRAQGRVLEDFRFNDSSMSALFKSILQGLHYQGMSGEIMFNSKGDRIGSAIVKQLQGDREVKIGTYDSIHGTLILDGPSKLIWQDGAIPVDRMVVKLKLVSVSASLFIVITLFCSIGILLALGFLAFNIHYRERRFIRMSSPRMNSITVIGCIIIYFAALLSGLDGKYLSEDQYSTLCQVKLWTLSVGFTLAYGAMFSKTWRVHVIFLRRIERRSIRDHQLYGIVIALLAVDTALLAAWQVLNPFIRAIKYLPIEKDENGFEAVRPYIEYCSCDHVMEWKGVILAYKGLLLILGAFLAWETRNVTIPALNDSRNIGVSVYTVVLSCVVGLPVVLVVKDMPDFTYGLGACVCIICTTITLCLMFIPKILALGKPEEESSTLQTSRCATKHAKVIPVDTTESTSQRGGNIANESPRISVRVHSADQACVSPSRKQSNHSKSISFVPDCDITSNVSAQDAHLTSRPAVELSEGFRANKDTIVDKNSSSNLKEIQKSQASSLPKIEHGRSLVGNYLSDGENSRQEHRDEQRGVAESLKLAVAGDSLHLESMETEEESRTGENTEQAIHIPTQKETHVSR, encoded by the exons ATGTTCATTAATTTCTTGTGGCCTGTTATTCTAACAGCCACGTTAACAGCCTCGATTGCTAATAATTCAACGAGGAAAAAACTCTGGATTGGCGCTTTTTTTACTGTGGATATTTCTGATGGCGGCTGGAGTTCTGCTGGAGTTTTGCCTGCCGTGGAAATGGCGATAGAAGACGTGAATAATTCAACGATTTTACAAGACTACGAGCTGCATATGGAATGGAGAGACACAAAA TGCAAACGAGGCTATGGCATCAGACAGTTAATGGACCTCCTCGAGCTGCCATCAGACAAATCCCCCATTATGCTTATCGGCGGTGGTTGCTCTGTTGGGACAGAAGCGACGGCCGAGGTCTCCCATTTTTGGAACTTGATTCAG ATGGCGTTTAGTGCAAATTCGATGCACTTGTCTGAACAGGCCCGTTACCCTCTTTTGTTCCGGACTTGCTACACAGAGAGCATTGGTAATCCTGCAAGGATCGCCATTCTCAAACGATACGGCTGGAAAAACGTCGCCACTGTTTATCAGAACGAAGGACTCTTTACGCTA ACAGCCATTCATTTAAGGGAGATGCTGGACAAAAACAACTTCACGGTCATCTCATCAGAAAACCTTGCAAACGACCCTACCTTCCAGATACTTAACCTAAAG CAAAAAGATGCTCGTATCATAATCGGGATGTTCTATTCAGCAATGGCAAGGAAGGTTTTCTGTAGG GCATACAAGGAAGGTATGTACGGTGCACGGTACCTATGGCTTATTCCTGGATGGTTTAGCGACCAGTGGTGGAACATCACAGACACTGATTGCACGCCTGCGCAGATCAAGCTAGCCGCTGGAAACTATATCGCGATCATGGAGTCAACCTGGAGCACAGATCCCCGTTTAACGATAAACAGACAG ACTGCGGCTGAGCTAACAGAGCGGTACTTCAAGCGTGTCGATGCCACACCCTATACCCGTAACGAATACAGCGTATTCGGATACGATGCAGTGTGGGCCGTGGCGCAGACGCTGGATAAAGCCATCCCTGTACTGCGGGCTCAAGGCAGAGTGCTTGAGGACTTCCGGTTCAATGACAGCTCGATGTCCGCTCTGTTCAAGTCCATCCTTCAAGGCCTTCACTATCAGGGAATGTCG gGTGAGATCATGTTCAACAGTAAAGGTGATCGTATCGGCTCAGCAATCGTGAAACAGCTTCAAGGAGATAGAGAGGTCAAAATTGGGACTTACGACTCTATCCATGGCACCTTAATACTTGACGGACCCAGCAAGCTTATATGGCAAG ATGGAGCGATTCCTGTTGATCGAATGGTGGTGAAGTTGAAGCTGGTGTCTGTGTCGGCCTCCCTCTTCATCGTCATCACTCTGTTCTGCTCAATAGGGATCCTCCTGGCCTTGGGATTTCTCGCCTTCAACATTCACTACAGGGAAAGAAG GTTCATTCGCATGAGTAGTCCCCGGATGAATAGTATCACCGTGATTGGCTGCATAATCATCTATTTTGCCGCCTTATTGTCAGGACTTGATGGCAAATACCTTAGTGAAGATCAGTACTCGACACTCTGTCAG GTGAAACTGTGGACCCTGTCAGTGGGCTTTACACTTGCGTATGGCGCTATGTTTTCCAAGACTTGGCGTGTTCATGTCATTTTCCTACGAAGAATTGAACGAAGG tcaATTCGTGACCATCAGCTTTATGGTATCGTTATTGCGTTACTCGCAGTGGATACGGCGCTCCTAGCCGCCTGGCAAGTCCTGAACCCCTTCATACGCGCTATCAAGTATTTGCCCATCGAAAAG GATGAGAATGGGTTTGAAGCTGTGCGCCCTTACATCGAGTACTGCTCCTGTGACCACGTGATGGAGTGGAAAGGGGTTATTCTTGCCTATAAGG GACTCTTGCTCATTCTCGGCGCGTTTCTCGCGTGGGAGACTCGCAATGTTACCATCCCCGCGCTAAACGACTCACGGAACATCGGCGTGTCAGTATATACTGTGGTGCTCTCTTGCGttgttgggcttcctgtggtgctgGTCGTTAAGGACATGCCGGATTTCACATACGGACTTGGGGCGTGTGTGTGCATCATATGCACCACGATCACACTTTGCCTCATGTTCATACCCAAG ATTCTCGCTCTCGGTAAACCAGAAGAAGAGAGCTCCACACTTCAAACATCCCGCTGCGCAACCAAACATGCTAAAGTCATTCCAGTAGATACAACAGAGAGCACATCCCAAAGAGGCGGCAACATCGCAAACGAATCGCCACGAATATCTGTCCGTGTACATAGCGCAGACCAAGCCTGTGTTTCACCATCTAGAAAACAATCaaatcattcaaaatcaataaGCTTTGTCCCAGATTGTGACATAACCTCAAATGTATCAGCGCAGGACGCACACTTGACTTCGAGACCAGCTGTCGAGTTAAGTGAAGGATTTCGCGCAAACAAAGATACCATAGTTGATAAAAATTCCAGCTCgaatttaaaagaaatacaaaagTCTCAAGCAAGTAGTTTGCCAAAGATCGAACATGGCAGGTCATTGGTGGGAAATTATCTTTCTGATGGAGAGAATTCCAGACAAGAGCATAGAGATGAGCAGCGTGGTGTAGCCGAGAGTCTTAAGTTAGCCGTCGCCGGGGATTCTCTCCATTTAGAGAGTATGGAGACCGAGGAGGAGAGCAGGACTGGGGAGAATACTGAGCAAGCAATACACATACCCACTCAAAAAGAAACACATGTTTCTAGGTAA